One Glycine max cultivar Williams 82 chromosome 6, Glycine_max_v4.0, whole genome shotgun sequence DNA segment encodes these proteins:
- the LOC100810084 gene encoding probable basic-leucine zipper transcription factor J: MWRDRMLLRKLKDERKEKEQGQTVEMMKKKALTRAQDIVLKNMLKMMEVCDVRGFVYGIIPDKGKPVSGASDNLRGWWKERVKFDRNGPAAMLRYDEETGFDDLRNEFSGDPSSAYRLSDLPDTTLGSLLSCLMQHCDPPQRRYPLDKNVPPPWWPTGLEIWWPELGFAVDPGPPPYRKPHDLKKVWKQCVLTAVIKHISPDITKIKNMVRLSRTLQDKLTAKETAIWSAVVKREETLARRLHPHLFPAKPIIRRPHHAIRGYDIEGSGARARNFLGGQSSHNPPPTSNVAAHSNNSMLLASGTARSFLGGQSSHNPQPTSNVGNGGARNFFGGQNYPPLTSNVDSGDGRSFLGGQNNPPPITSNVANGINNNNSMVTMNNGIVLPPDHGANKRKEVQGITIPHDTYSCHSSQCPYHETSFGFSDMNVRNNHQLACIYNNGNNNNNNIVQVVGGGGGGSSSSQLGPGNPKNNVNVALGQSMHIAAPVVNQTQTQNLTIGQPRHSAAPAVNNQNQTLNVISDNNNSGEIGSNGSMHNMNVVVPLGNQNQQQVQNVLQPQVVDSNNFYGGGRVSLDKNNNNLFGNNSMNINSVPPLLVCQNMQQVQSVQPQVMDKNFFVGGRVSLDKNNNNLFDNNMNTFPLLGSQNMQQVQNVHEPQVMDKSTFFGERVGGGYKLNNADQVHGDFSTSTSMDPSSYDQWDATNNSQSDFMDSPLLAAPSQDFLWLYN; encoded by the exons ATGTGGAGAGACCGGATGCTGCTGAGGAAACTTAAGGATGAGAGAAAGGAGAAAGAACAAGGGCAAACAGTggagatgatgaagaagaaggcCTTGACTCGTGCACAAGACATTGTGCTGAAGAACATGCTCAAGATGATGGAGGTTTGTGATGTAAGGGGTTTTGTTTATGGCATAATTCCTGATAAGGGGAAGCCAGTGAGTGGTGCTTCTGATAACCTTCGTGGTTGGTGGAAGGAAAGGGTTAAGTTTGATCGTAATGGTCCTGCTGCAATGCTGAG GTATGATGAAGAAACTGGGTTTGACGACCTGCGTAATGAATTCAGTGGAGACCCATCATCAGCATACCGTTTGAGTGATCTCCCAGACACAACCCTAGGGTCACTCTTGTCATGTCTGATGCAGCACTGTGATCCCCCTCAGAGGAGGTACCCTCTAGACAAGAATGTTCCCCCACCCTGGTGGCCCACCGGGCTTGAGATCTGGTGGCCCGAGCTGGGCTTTGCTGTCGACCCAGGCCCACCTCCCTACAGGAAGCCCCATGACCTCAAGAAG gtATGGAAGCAGTGCGTGCTGACCGCAGTGATCAAGCACATCTCCCCTGACATCACCAAGATCAAAAACATGGTGCGGCTTTCGAGGACCCTTCAGGACAAGCTCACTGCCAAGGAGACTGCTATTTGGAGTGCTGTTGTGAAACGTGAAGAAACCCTTGCTAGAAGATTGCACCCTCATTTGTTCCCAGCCAAACCAATTATCAGAAGGCCTCATCATGCGATTCGTGGTTATGATATTGAAGGAAGTGGTGCTCGTGCTAGGAACTTTCTTGGGGGCCAAAGTAGTCATAACCCACCACCAACTTCCAATGTTGCTGCTCATAGTAATAATAGTATGCTTCTAGCAAGTGGAACTGCTAGAAGTTTTCTTGGTGGCCAAAGTAGTCATAATCCACAACCAACAAGCAATGTTGGTAATGGTGGTGCTAGAAATTTCTTTGGGGGGCAAAATTATCCACCACTTACTAGCAATGTTGATAGTGGTGATGGTAGAAGTTTTCTGGGAGGGCAAAATAATCCACCGCCAATAACTAGCAATGTGGCTAATGgtattaacaataataatagcatGGTTACAATGAACAATGGCATTGTTTTGCCACCAGATCATGGTGCTAATAAGAGAAAGGAAGTTCAAGGCATCACAATTCCTCATGATACCTATTCCTGCCATAGCTCTCAGTGCCCTTATCATGAAACCAGCTTTGGATTCAGTGACATGAATGTGAGGAACAATCATCAGCTGGCATGCATATACAATAatggcaacaacaacaacaacaacattgtGCAAGTGGTTGGTGGCGGTGGTGGAGGCTCAAGCTCTTCACAGCTTGGACCTGGAAACCCTAAAAACAATGTTAATGTGGCTCTTGGTCAATCTATGCACATTGCTGCACCAGTTGTGAATCAGACTCAGACTCAGAATCTTACTATTGGTCAACCTAGGCATAGTGCTGCACCAGCTGTGAATAATCAAAACCAGACTCTTAATGTGATCAGTGACAACAATAATTCTGGAGAAATAGGGTCAAATGGTTCGATGCACAACATGAATGTTGTTGTTCCTCTAGGAAACCAAAACCAGCAGCAGGTGCAAAATGTTCTTCAGCCTCAGGTGGTGGACAGCAACAATTTCTATGGTGGTGGAAGGGTTTCTTTGgacaagaataataataatctctTTGGCAACAACAGCATGAATATTAATAGTGTTCCTCCTCTTCTAGTATGCCAAAACATGCAGCAGGTGCAAAGTGTTCAGCCTCAGGTTATGGACAAGAATTTCTTTGTTGGTGGAAGGGTTTCTCTGgacaagaataataataatctctTTGACAACAACATGAACACTTTTCCCCTTCTAGGAAGCCAAAACATGCAGCAGGTGCAAAATGTTCATGAGCCTCAGGTTATGGACAAGAGTACTTTCTTTGGTGAAAGGGTTGGTGGTGGTTACAAGCTGAATAATGCTGATCAAGTGCATGGAGatttttcaacatcaacatcaatgGATCCTTCTTCCTATGATCAATGGGATGCAACTAATAATTCCCAATCTGATTTTATGGACTCTCCTTTGTTGGCAGCACCGAGCCAGGATTTCCTTTGGCTATacaattaa